From a single Cyprinus carpio isolate SPL01 chromosome A3, ASM1834038v1, whole genome shotgun sequence genomic region:
- the LOC109094840 gene encoding C-type lectin domain family 17, member A-like isoform X2, which produces MAENIYINTPMRHNPGSAVKDQNYTSNTNQLIGCEPVKNNSNLEVNKPSLPCSYKGLPEKWVQDKGRFYVFCSDTKDWNSSRQRCQDLGGDLVIINSSEEQEFLAQQIVTFNALVLHWIGLTDHQTEGVWLWVDNTPLNNNVSWWIFPPDDDDIHDPMGEDCAVINGYVKGEKWGDISCLKTQRSICEVPCS; this is translated from the exons ATggctgaaaatatttatataaatactccCATGCGGCATAATCCAGGATCAGCAGTGAAAGATCAAA ATTACACCAGTAACACAAATCAGTTAATAGGATGTGAGCCAGTGAAAAACAACTCAAATCTAG AAGTCAACAAGCCATCACTTCCCTGTTCTTATAAAG GTTTGCCAGAGAAGTGGGTCCAGGACAAGGGGAGATTCTATGTTTTCTGCAGTGATACAAAGGACTGGAACAGCAGCAGACAACGCTGTCAGGATCTGGGTGGAGACCTGGTCATCATCAACAGCAGTGAGGAGCAG GAATTTCTTGCTCAGCAAATAGTCACTTTTAACGCATTGGTGCTACACTGGATCGGCCTGACTGACCACCAGACTGAGGGAGTATGGCTTTGGGTGGACAACACCCCCCTAAACAACAACGTCTC ATGGTGGATCTTCCCTCCTGACGATGATGATATACATGATCCCATGGGTGAAGACTGTGCTGTAATAAATGGATACGTAAAAGGAGAAAAATGGGGAGATATTTCTTGCTTGAAAACGCAAAGAAGCATTTGTGAGGTTCCATGTTCTTGA
- the LOC109094840 gene encoding C-type lectin domain family 17, member A-like isoform X1, translated as MAENIYINTPMRHNPGSAVKDQNKKCVLNKRDGVYLVVLLSVLLFLSLLATAVLAHLYYTSNTNQLIGCEPVKNNSNLEVNKPSLPCSYKGLPEKWVQDKGRFYVFCSDTKDWNSSRQRCQDLGGDLVIINSSEEQEFLAQQIVTFNALVLHWIGLTDHQTEGVWLWVDNTPLNNNVSWWIFPPDDDDIHDPMGEDCAVINGYVKGEKWGDISCLKTQRSICEVPCS; from the exons ATggctgaaaatatttatataaatactccCATGCGGCATAATCCAGGATCAGCAGTGAAAGATCAAA ATAAGAAGTGTGTTCTCAATAAGAGGGATGGTGTCTATTTGGTGGTCCTTCTCTCTGTTCTCCTCTTTTTGTCTCTGCTGGCTACTGCAGTGTTGGCTCACCTGT ATTACACCAGTAACACAAATCAGTTAATAGGATGTGAGCCAGTGAAAAACAACTCAAATCTAG AAGTCAACAAGCCATCACTTCCCTGTTCTTATAAAG GTTTGCCAGAGAAGTGGGTCCAGGACAAGGGGAGATTCTATGTTTTCTGCAGTGATACAAAGGACTGGAACAGCAGCAGACAACGCTGTCAGGATCTGGGTGGAGACCTGGTCATCATCAACAGCAGTGAGGAGCAG GAATTTCTTGCTCAGCAAATAGTCACTTTTAACGCATTGGTGCTACACTGGATCGGCCTGACTGACCACCAGACTGAGGGAGTATGGCTTTGGGTGGACAACACCCCCCTAAACAACAACGTCTC ATGGTGGATCTTCCCTCCTGACGATGATGATATACATGATCCCATGGGTGAAGACTGTGCTGTAATAAATGGATACGTAAAAGGAGAAAAATGGGGAGATATTTCTTGCTTGAAAACGCAAAGAAGCATTTGTGAGGTTCCATGTTCTTGA
- the LOC109095538 gene encoding CD209 antigen-like protein D isoform X2 has translation MPEAIYSNTIPRSISRSAHKHENRNCFVDPISMVVFLSVLLLLSLLANAVLAHLYYSNGIDWLVSCEPVRSCSDQDVDHNAQIKQFLHKDMENRSQAHHCPQKNFPEKWVQDKGRFYVFSIDVKDWNSSRQRCQDLGGDLVIINSNEEQKFLAKQIHAIGTQTLYWIGLTDSHTEGVWLWVDDTKNHLKQFLGNAS, from the exons ATGCCTGAAGCTATTTATTCAAACACAATTCCAAGATCCATCTCAAGATCAGCACATAAACAtgaaa atagaaATTGTTTCGTTGATCCTATCTCTATGGTGgtttttctctctgttctccTCCTCCTGTCTCTGCTGGCTAATGCGGTGTTGGCTCACCTGT ATTATAGCAATGGCATAGACTGGCTAGTAAGTTGTGAGCCAGTAAGGAGCTGTTCAGATCAAG ATGTTGACCACAATGCTCAAATCAAACAGTTCCTTCACAAGGATATGGAAAACAGGTCCCAAGCCCATCACTGTCCTCAAAAAA ATTTCCCAGAGAAGTGGGTCCAGGACAAGGGCAGATTCTATGTGTTCTCCATTGATGTCAAGGACTGGAACAGCAGCAGACAACGCTGTCAGGATCTGGGTGGAGACCTGGTCATCATCAACAGCAACGAGGAGCAG AAATTTCTAGCAAAACAAATACACGCTATTGGCACACAAACATTATATTGGATTGGTCTGACTGATAGTCACACGGAAGGTGTATGGCTGTGGGTGGATGATACCAAGAATCATCTTAAGcaa tttCTGGGCAATGCCTCCTGA
- the LOC109095538 gene encoding C-type lectin domain family 17, member A-like isoform X1, producing the protein MPEAIYSNTIPRSISRSAHKHENRNCFVDPISMVVFLSVLLLLSLLANAVLAHLYYSNGIDWLVSCEPVRSCSDQDVDHNAQIKQFLHKDMENRSQAHHCPQKNFPEKWVQDKGRFYVFSIDVKDWNSSRQRCQDLGGDLVIINSNEEQKFLAKQIHAIGTQTLYWIGLTDSHTEGVWLWVDDTKNHLNFWAMPPDDHKSADNPLGEDCVVLNGRMFEALWGDVFCLRTERSICEIPCS; encoded by the exons ATGCCTGAAGCTATTTATTCAAACACAATTCCAAGATCCATCTCAAGATCAGCACATAAACAtgaaa atagaaATTGTTTCGTTGATCCTATCTCTATGGTGgtttttctctctgttctccTCCTCCTGTCTCTGCTGGCTAATGCGGTGTTGGCTCACCTGT ATTATAGCAATGGCATAGACTGGCTAGTAAGTTGTGAGCCAGTAAGGAGCTGTTCAGATCAAG ATGTTGACCACAATGCTCAAATCAAACAGTTCCTTCACAAGGATATGGAAAACAGGTCCCAAGCCCATCACTGTCCTCAAAAAA ATTTCCCAGAGAAGTGGGTCCAGGACAAGGGCAGATTCTATGTGTTCTCCATTGATGTCAAGGACTGGAACAGCAGCAGACAACGCTGTCAGGATCTGGGTGGAGACCTGGTCATCATCAACAGCAACGAGGAGCAG AAATTTCTAGCAAAACAAATACACGCTATTGGCACACAAACATTATATTGGATTGGTCTGACTGATAGTCACACGGAAGGTGTATGGCTGTGGGTGGATGATACCAAGAATCATCTTAA tttCTGGGCAATGCCTCCTGATGATCACAAATCAGCTGACAATCCTTTGGGTGAAGATTGTGTTGTGTTGAATGGACGAATGTTCGAGGCACTGTGGGGAGATGTTTTTTGCTTGAGGACAGAGAGAAGCATTTGTGAAATTCCATgttcttaa